The Accipiter gentilis chromosome 7, bAccGen1.1, whole genome shotgun sequence genome includes a region encoding these proteins:
- the ANKLE2 gene encoding ankyrin repeat and LEM domain-containing protein 2 isoform X2, with product MERWVGAAGGWGSLWGAGWGRWPGWELLAACAVIGAVGWLLRLLERRPGGRGAAAAAAISSPAPLSSPAPLSAGSRRCSGSRPGEITMDAILCRLKQLTPDELREEIIRAGLKCGPITSTTRFIFEKKLAQALLEQQGALEGKGSALPEEAGGNVPSGSSPAEAQKALKTTAVNYNGHGSVSEEVDFGYCVGLNPPEEDAVMHMNCSAPVCGAGCAGSQVSTQTPSRDPPLFYGVCPVYDDILARNERIHVYEDKKEALQAVKMIKGSRFKAFSNREDAEKFAKGICDYFPSPSKSSLCLSPVKMGSFNRDGLCSPETETANKERANSYKSPRTQDLTAKLRKAVEKGDTATFSELIWSNPRYLIGSGDNPTVVQEGCRYNVMHVAAKENQPGICQLLLDTLENPEFMRLMYPDDNDIMLKNRIQYIVDLYLNTPDKMGFDTPLHFACKFGNLDVVNVLTSHPAIVKNPRNKYDQTPAEVVCERSKNKSAELKEKLREYLKGRYYVPLLRAEDNSSAPVIGAPWSPDQIDDSPQRTLSKYTGSPKDPVLSIRAFAGPMSPSKAEEFRRLWKTPPRERAGFFHNVRKSDLERGVERVGRELAHELGFPWVEYWEFLGCFVDLSSQEGLRKLEEYLSHREMSEKAQQETGENETCNRYKTPHLSGKSKKCCNSISVGAFLDEDDDDMSLEEIKNRQNAARNISQPIVSKEPSIDAIGDAECDILSMERTVNIIETSRHPRHYEKAASSSKNGFCNPVSSERIISDRKHLHDGEECLVLPVSNLMSEFESLSFQEQEVAGESNEITEKTANERILAEGTSQVRISKDHLDKTCCAVSLSSSSEPSVTGKFGETKLRTEHKIPSEKERQSMESGIRTNEAQQRQELSSQKFLLKASPANDNSKNLFLLGEQPSKLDSDVLAAIEAVEIDPQKYPIINKWKHAVQSYSSSDRQSWPSPGLKARFKSQTVAAGLPNASVYSNSGRNSPITGSPGKYGNAASFFPDPGSPGRYSPAGVNHALLKLRYFSEPPAR from the exons ATGGAGCGGTGGGTCGGGGCCGCCGGGGGCTGGGGCTCCCTGTGGGGAGCCGGCTGGGGCCGTTGGCCGGGCTGGGAGCTCTTGGCCGCCTGCGCGGTCATCGGCGCCGTGGGctggctgctgcggctgctggagaggaggccgggcggccgcggggcggcggcggcggcggccatcTCCTCGCCGGCGCCCCTCTCCTCGCCGGCGCCGCTCTCTGCggggagccggcgctgcagcggGAGCCGCCCAG GTGAAATAACAATGGATGCAATATTATGCCGATTGAAGCAGCTCACCCCTGATGAACTTCGAGAAGAAATTATAAGAGCAGGGCTGAAGTGTGGGCCCATTACCTCAACTACTaggtttatttttgaaaaaaaattggctCAGGCGTTATTGGAGCAGCAAGGAGCGTTGGAGGGAAAAGGATCTGCTCTACCAGAGGAAGCTGGTGGAAATGTCCCATCTGGTAGCAGCCCAGCAGAAGCACAAAAGGCTTTGAAAACTACGGCAGTGAATTACAATGGTCATGGAAGTGTTTCCGAAGAGGTAGACTTCGGGTACTGTGTAGGTCTGAACCCTCCAGAAGAAGACGCTGTAATGCACATGAACTGTTCAGCTCCAGTCTGTGGAGCAGGATGTGCTGGTTCACAAGTTAGTACTCAGACACCGTCCAGAGATCCTCCACTATTCTATGGTGTTTGTCCAGTTTATGATGACATATTGGCAAGGAATG AGAGAATACATGTTTATGAAGATAAAAAGGAAGCTCTCCAAGCTGTTAAGATGATTAAGGGTTCCcgttttaaagctttttcaaacAGAGAGGATGCTGAGAAATTTGCTAAAGGAATCTGTGATTATTTCCCATCTCCAAGCAAGTCCTCTTTATGTTTGTCTCCAGTGAAAATGGGATCATTTAACCGAG ATGGCTTATGCTCCCCTGAGACCGAAACTGCTAATAAGGAGAGAGCCAACAGTTATAAAAGTCCACGTACTCAAGATCTTACTGCTAAACTTCGGAAAGCGGTCGAGAAAGGAGATACAGCAACATTTTCAGAACTTATTTGGAGTAACCCTCGCTATCTGATTGGATCAGGAGACAATCCAACAGTtgtacag gaaGGGTGTAGGTACAATGTCATGCATGTTGCTGCCAAGGAGAATCAACCTGGTATCTGCCAGTTATTACTGGATACTTTGGAAAATCCTGAATTTATGCGGCTTATGTATCCAGATGATAATGATATAATGTTGAAGAATCGCATCCAATATATCGTTGACCTTTACCTTAATACACCAGATAAAATG GGATTTGATACTCCTTTGCATTTTGCCTGCAAGTTTGGGAATTTGGACGTTGTTAATGTGCTTACCTCACACCCAGCTATTGTAAAAAATCCAAGAAACAAATATGATCAAACTCCAGCAGAA GTAGTTTGTGAAAGAAGCAAGAATAAATCtgcagaattaaaagaaaaactaagagAGTACTTGAAAG gtCGATACTATGTACCACTCTTGAGAGCAGAAGACAATTCCTCAGCTCCTGTAATTGGTGCGCCGTGGTCACCCGATCAGATAGATGATAGCCCCCAAAGAACTTTATCTAAATACACTGGCAGCCCCAAAGATCCAGTGTTGTCGATAAGAGCTTTTGCAGGCCCCATGAGCCCCTCAAAG gctgaagaaTTTCGCAGGCTTTGGAAGACTCCACCTCGAGAGAGAGCTGGCTTCTTTCACAATGTCAGGAAATCTGATCTGGAGAGAGGTGTTGAAAGAGTTGGAAG gGAGTTAGCTCATGAACTGGGGTTCCCGTGGGTTGAATACTGGGAATTTCTGGGCTGTTTTGTTGATCTGTCTTCCCAGGAGGGGTTGCGAAAATTAGAAGAGTACCTGAGTCATCGGGAAATGAGCGAAAAGGCTCAGCAAGAAACAGGGGAAAATGAAACCTGCAATAGATACAAAACTCCACATCTTTCTg GCAAGAGTAAAAAATGCTGCAATTCTATTTCTGTTGGAGCGTTTTTGGATGAGGATGATGATGACATGAgcttagaagaaattaaaaacagacaaaatgcAGCACGGAATATCAGCCAACCTATTGTGTCCAAAGAACCTAGCATTGATGCTATTGGAGATGCTGAGTGTGATATCTTGTCAATGGAGCGTACAGTAAACATTATAGAAACATCACGTCACCCCAGGCACTATGAAAAGGCAGCTTCTTCCAGCAAAAATGGATTTTGTAATCCTGTGTCCAGTGAAAGGATAATTAGTGACAGAAAGCATTTGCATGATGGAGAAGAATGCCTTGTATTGCCTGTTTCCAACTTAATGTCAGAATTTGAAAGCCTGTCGTTCCAAGAGCAAGAGGTTGCAGGAGAATCAAATGAAATCACTGAGAAAACTGCAAATGAGAGAATTCTGGCTGAAGGAACAAGTCAGGTGAGAATATCCAAGGACCATCTGGATAAGACCTGCTGTGCAGTTTCACTGTCAAGTTCTTCTGAGCCAAGTGTTACAGGTAAATTTGGAGAGACCAAGTTAAGGACAGAACACAAAATACCATCAGAAAAGGAGAGACAGTCCATGGAATCTGGAATTCGGACTAATGAGGCACAACAACGTCAAGAACTTTCTTCGCAGAAATTTCTTTTGAAGGCTTCACCCGCAAATGACAATTCTAAGAACTTATTCCTGCTTGG GGAGCAGCCCTCGAAGCTGGATAGTGATGTCTTAGCAGCTATAGAAGCAGTAGAGATTGATCCACAGAAATACCCGATTATTAACAAATGGAAACATGCCGTGCAGTCGTACTCTTCATCTGACAGGCAAAG TTGGCCGAGTCCAGGACTAAAGGCAAGATTCAAGTCCCAAACCGTCGCTGCTGGCCTTCCAAATGCTTCAGTGTACTCAAATTCAGGAAGAAATAGTCCCATAACAGGAAGTCCAGGAAAATATGGCAATGCCGCCTCGTTCTTTCCAGACCCCGGGAGTCCTGGGCGCTACAGTCCAGCTGGTGTCAACCATGCTCTGTTAAAACTGCGTTATTTTTCAGAGCCTCCTGCCCGCTAA
- the ANKLE2 gene encoding ankyrin repeat and LEM domain-containing protein 2 isoform X1, which translates to MDAILCRLKQLTPDELREEIIRAGLKCGPITSTTRFIFEKKLAQALLEQQGALEGKGSALPEEAGGNVPSGSSPAEAQKALKTTAVNYNGHGSVSEEVDFGYCVGLNPPEEDAVMHMNCSAPVCGAGCAGSQVSTQTPSRDPPLFYGVCPVYDDILARNERIHVYEDKKEALQAVKMIKGSRFKAFSNREDAEKFAKGICDYFPSPSKSSLCLSPVKMGSFNRDGLCSPETETANKERANSYKSPRTQDLTAKLRKAVEKGDTATFSELIWSNPRYLIGSGDNPTVVQEGCRYNVMHVAAKENQPGICQLLLDTLENPEFMRLMYPDDNDIMLKNRIQYIVDLYLNTPDKMGFDTPLHFACKFGNLDVVNVLTSHPAIVKNPRNKYDQTPAEVVCERSKNKSAELKEKLREYLKGRYYVPLLRAEDNSSAPVIGAPWSPDQIDDSPQRTLSKYTGSPKDPVLSIRAFAGPMSPSKAEEFRRLWKTPPRERAGFFHNVRKSDLERGVERVGRELAHELGFPWVEYWEFLGCFVDLSSQEGLRKLEEYLSHREMSEKAQQETGENETCNRYKTPHLSGKSKKCCNSISVGAFLDEDDDDMSLEEIKNRQNAARNISQPIVSKEPSIDAIGDAECDILSMERTVNIIETSRHPRHYEKAASSSKNGFCNPVSSERIISDRKHLHDGEECLVLPVSNLMSEFESLSFQEQEVAGESNEITEKTANERILAEGTSQVRISKDHLDKTCCAVSLSSSSEPSVTGKFGETKLRTEHKIPSEKERQSMESGIRTNEAQQRQELSSQKFLLKASPANDNSKNLFLLGEQPSKLDSDVLAAIEAVEIDPQKYPIINKWKHAVQSYSSSDRQSWPSPGLKARFKSQTVAAGLPNASVYSNSGRNSPITGSPGKYGNAASFFPDPGSPGRYSPAGVNHALLKLRYFSEPPAR; encoded by the exons ATGGATGCAATATTATGCCGATTGAAGCAGCTCACCCCTGATGAACTTCGAGAAGAAATTATAAGAGCAGGGCTGAAGTGTGGGCCCATTACCTCAACTACTaggtttatttttgaaaaaaaattggctCAGGCGTTATTGGAGCAGCAAGGAGCGTTGGAGGGAAAAGGATCTGCTCTACCAGAGGAAGCTGGTGGAAATGTCCCATCTGGTAGCAGCCCAGCAGAAGCACAAAAGGCTTTGAAAACTACGGCAGTGAATTACAATGGTCATGGAAGTGTTTCCGAAGAGGTAGACTTCGGGTACTGTGTAGGTCTGAACCCTCCAGAAGAAGACGCTGTAATGCACATGAACTGTTCAGCTCCAGTCTGTGGAGCAGGATGTGCTGGTTCACAAGTTAGTACTCAGACACCGTCCAGAGATCCTCCACTATTCTATGGTGTTTGTCCAGTTTATGATGACATATTGGCAAGGAATG AGAGAATACATGTTTATGAAGATAAAAAGGAAGCTCTCCAAGCTGTTAAGATGATTAAGGGTTCCcgttttaaagctttttcaaacAGAGAGGATGCTGAGAAATTTGCTAAAGGAATCTGTGATTATTTCCCATCTCCAAGCAAGTCCTCTTTATGTTTGTCTCCAGTGAAAATGGGATCATTTAACCGAG ATGGCTTATGCTCCCCTGAGACCGAAACTGCTAATAAGGAGAGAGCCAACAGTTATAAAAGTCCACGTACTCAAGATCTTACTGCTAAACTTCGGAAAGCGGTCGAGAAAGGAGATACAGCAACATTTTCAGAACTTATTTGGAGTAACCCTCGCTATCTGATTGGATCAGGAGACAATCCAACAGTtgtacag gaaGGGTGTAGGTACAATGTCATGCATGTTGCTGCCAAGGAGAATCAACCTGGTATCTGCCAGTTATTACTGGATACTTTGGAAAATCCTGAATTTATGCGGCTTATGTATCCAGATGATAATGATATAATGTTGAAGAATCGCATCCAATATATCGTTGACCTTTACCTTAATACACCAGATAAAATG GGATTTGATACTCCTTTGCATTTTGCCTGCAAGTTTGGGAATTTGGACGTTGTTAATGTGCTTACCTCACACCCAGCTATTGTAAAAAATCCAAGAAACAAATATGATCAAACTCCAGCAGAA GTAGTTTGTGAAAGAAGCAAGAATAAATCtgcagaattaaaagaaaaactaagagAGTACTTGAAAG gtCGATACTATGTACCACTCTTGAGAGCAGAAGACAATTCCTCAGCTCCTGTAATTGGTGCGCCGTGGTCACCCGATCAGATAGATGATAGCCCCCAAAGAACTTTATCTAAATACACTGGCAGCCCCAAAGATCCAGTGTTGTCGATAAGAGCTTTTGCAGGCCCCATGAGCCCCTCAAAG gctgaagaaTTTCGCAGGCTTTGGAAGACTCCACCTCGAGAGAGAGCTGGCTTCTTTCACAATGTCAGGAAATCTGATCTGGAGAGAGGTGTTGAAAGAGTTGGAAG gGAGTTAGCTCATGAACTGGGGTTCCCGTGGGTTGAATACTGGGAATTTCTGGGCTGTTTTGTTGATCTGTCTTCCCAGGAGGGGTTGCGAAAATTAGAAGAGTACCTGAGTCATCGGGAAATGAGCGAAAAGGCTCAGCAAGAAACAGGGGAAAATGAAACCTGCAATAGATACAAAACTCCACATCTTTCTg GCAAGAGTAAAAAATGCTGCAATTCTATTTCTGTTGGAGCGTTTTTGGATGAGGATGATGATGACATGAgcttagaagaaattaaaaacagacaaaatgcAGCACGGAATATCAGCCAACCTATTGTGTCCAAAGAACCTAGCATTGATGCTATTGGAGATGCTGAGTGTGATATCTTGTCAATGGAGCGTACAGTAAACATTATAGAAACATCACGTCACCCCAGGCACTATGAAAAGGCAGCTTCTTCCAGCAAAAATGGATTTTGTAATCCTGTGTCCAGTGAAAGGATAATTAGTGACAGAAAGCATTTGCATGATGGAGAAGAATGCCTTGTATTGCCTGTTTCCAACTTAATGTCAGAATTTGAAAGCCTGTCGTTCCAAGAGCAAGAGGTTGCAGGAGAATCAAATGAAATCACTGAGAAAACTGCAAATGAGAGAATTCTGGCTGAAGGAACAAGTCAGGTGAGAATATCCAAGGACCATCTGGATAAGACCTGCTGTGCAGTTTCACTGTCAAGTTCTTCTGAGCCAAGTGTTACAGGTAAATTTGGAGAGACCAAGTTAAGGACAGAACACAAAATACCATCAGAAAAGGAGAGACAGTCCATGGAATCTGGAATTCGGACTAATGAGGCACAACAACGTCAAGAACTTTCTTCGCAGAAATTTCTTTTGAAGGCTTCACCCGCAAATGACAATTCTAAGAACTTATTCCTGCTTGG GGAGCAGCCCTCGAAGCTGGATAGTGATGTCTTAGCAGCTATAGAAGCAGTAGAGATTGATCCACAGAAATACCCGATTATTAACAAATGGAAACATGCCGTGCAGTCGTACTCTTCATCTGACAGGCAAAG TTGGCCGAGTCCAGGACTAAAGGCAAGATTCAAGTCCCAAACCGTCGCTGCTGGCCTTCCAAATGCTTCAGTGTACTCAAATTCAGGAAGAAATAGTCCCATAACAGGAAGTCCAGGAAAATATGGCAATGCCGCCTCGTTCTTTCCAGACCCCGGGAGTCCTGGGCGCTACAGTCCAGCTGGTGTCAACCATGCTCTGTTAAAACTGCGTTATTTTTCAGAGCCTCCTGCCCGCTAA